From a single Cyclobacterium marinum DSM 745 genomic region:
- a CDS encoding dicarboxylate/amino acid:cation symporter, translating to MKQLFSNLLFKVFLAIILGILFGQYLPESINRIFTTFNAFFGQFLNFAIPLIIMGLIMPAIADLGKGAGKLLLMTAAIAYGSTLFSGFMTYLTTSGIFPMLLESHANGAAPIAEEGPKLTPYFSISIPPILDVMSALVLAFVVGIGLSTQEESNLKLMVRDFQKIIMQLIENVIIPLLPLFILGIFAKMSFSGQVFSILSVFISIIGVIFALHVLLLLLQYIIAGLVTKKNPFKLLITMMPAYFTALGTQSSAATIPVTLEQALKNGVSEKIAGFVIPLCATIHLSGSIMKITACAMALMILYGMPFGFTLFAGFIFVLGIAMIAAPGVPGGAIMAAVGILQSMLGFNEEMIGIMIALYIAMDSFGTACNVTGDGAIAIVMDKVTKEKLVA from the coding sequence ATGAAACAACTATTTTCAAATTTATTGTTTAAAGTTTTTCTTGCCATAATATTGGGCATTCTTTTCGGACAGTATTTACCTGAATCCATCAATCGGATCTTTACCACCTTTAATGCTTTTTTCGGACAGTTTCTAAATTTCGCTATACCCTTAATTATTATGGGATTAATAATGCCTGCAATAGCTGATTTGGGAAAAGGTGCAGGAAAATTATTGTTAATGACTGCTGCCATTGCATATGGTTCGACCTTGTTCTCAGGTTTTATGACCTATCTAACTACTTCAGGGATATTCCCCATGCTTTTGGAATCACATGCCAACGGAGCTGCTCCAATAGCAGAAGAAGGACCTAAACTTACACCTTACTTTAGTATTAGCATTCCTCCCATACTCGACGTCATGTCAGCCCTTGTTTTAGCCTTTGTAGTTGGAATAGGTCTTTCCACCCAGGAAGAATCAAATCTAAAATTGATGGTGAGAGACTTCCAAAAAATCATCATGCAATTGATTGAAAATGTAATCATCCCACTCTTGCCGCTTTTCATTTTGGGTATTTTTGCAAAAATGTCCTTTAGCGGACAAGTCTTTTCAATTCTATCTGTGTTTATAAGCATTATTGGGGTGATTTTTGCCTTGCACGTTTTACTGTTATTGCTTCAATATATCATTGCAGGTTTGGTTACGAAGAAAAATCCTTTTAAATTATTGATCACAATGATGCCTGCCTATTTCACCGCATTGGGCACCCAATCTTCTGCAGCCACCATTCCTGTAACCTTAGAACAAGCGCTAAAAAATGGTGTTTCTGAGAAAATTGCAGGCTTTGTTATTCCCTTATGTGCGACCATTCACCTGTCTGGAAGTATTATGAAAATCACTGCTTGTGCCATGGCCTTGATGATTCTATATGGAATGCCTTTTGGTTTCACACTCTTTGCCGGATTTATTTTTGTTTTGGGCATTGCCATGATCGCCGCACCGGGAGTTCCCGGAGGAGCCATTATGGCCGCTGTTGGTATCCTTCAATCCATGTTAGGCTTTAATGAAGAGATGATTGGCATAATGATCGCATTGTACATTGCCATGGATAGTTTTGGC